A single window of Paracoccus albus DNA harbors:
- a CDS encoding DUF305 domain-containing protein: MAYSRFFLMITVSTVLMFGLMYLNTYLISHIFWSETRDYMAIVMGAVMAFVMLVFMLGMYKNRTLNIAIFAGSIIVFAGAFWLERSQVTVQDRAYMRAMIPHHSIAIMTSSRAEITDPRVRTLADDIIYAQDKEIAEMRYLIADISANGEATPAGEEPAAELKPAQDALSSEVVSKVDPEFLTQADIAQVFPDGAACSFTYTETSPSVFVSGNGTALVKISGDLVQLDGGEDSFAADPITIQVRDTEDDNLQDFVISAGPDYEAGFRGQYTCTN, encoded by the coding sequence ATGGCCTATTCCCGCTTTTTCCTGATGATTACCGTGTCTACGGTCCTGATGTTCGGGTTGATGTACCTAAACACCTATCTGATCAGCCATATCTTCTGGTCGGAAACACGCGACTATATGGCCATCGTCATGGGGGCGGTCATGGCCTTTGTCATGCTGGTCTTCATGCTCGGCATGTACAAGAACCGCACGCTCAACATCGCGATCTTCGCGGGCTCCATCATTGTTTTCGCAGGGGCGTTCTGGCTGGAGCGCAGTCAGGTGACGGTGCAGGACCGGGCTTACATGCGGGCGATGATCCCGCACCATTCAATCGCCATCATGACGTCGTCCCGTGCAGAAATCACCGATCCAAGGGTGCGCACTTTGGCGGATGACATCATCTACGCCCAAGATAAGGAAATCGCTGAGATGCGCTATCTGATCGCAGACATATCGGCGAATGGAGAGGCAACCCCCGCAGGGGAGGAACCGGCAGCCGAACTGAAACCCGCTCAGGACGCCCTGTCCAGCGAGGTCGTTTCCAAGGTCGATCCGGAGTTCCTGACGCAGGCAGATATTGCCCAGGTCTTCCCGGATGGGGCCGCATGCAGCTTCACCTACACTGAAACGAGCCCGTCCGTGTTCGTGTCCGGAAACGGCACCGCCCTGGTCAAGATCAGCGGTGATCTTGTGCAACTCGATGGCGGGGAAGACAGCTTCGCGGCTGACCCGATCACGATTCAGGTGCGCGATACGGAGGATGACAATCTTCAGGATTTCGTCATCAGCGCGGGCCCTGACTACGAGGCCGGTTTCCGCGGTCAGTACACCTGCACGAATTGA
- a CDS encoding Hsp20/alpha crystallin family protein codes for MQIKELIPWARKDGAPDAKSSEDNPIATLQREMNHVFENFWNRVGHFEWPFGSGEAKSDVVETDKAIEVSIELPGMEMKDIEVTVNDDMLTVKGEKKIERQEEKKGYYLSERSYGAIYRTVPLPPGVDGEKAQASFKNGVLTIKLPQTPEAQAKVRKIAVKEG; via the coding sequence ATGCAGATCAAAGAACTCATTCCCTGGGCGCGCAAGGACGGCGCGCCAGACGCCAAGAGCAGCGAAGACAACCCGATCGCGACACTCCAGCGCGAAATGAACCATGTGTTCGAGAACTTCTGGAACCGGGTCGGTCATTTCGAATGGCCCTTTGGCAGCGGCGAAGCGAAATCCGACGTGGTCGAGACCGACAAGGCGATCGAAGTATCGATCGAGCTGCCGGGCATGGAGATGAAAGACATCGAGGTGACGGTCAACGATGACATGTTGACTGTGAAGGGGGAGAAGAAGATCGAGCGCCAAGAGGAGAAAAAGGGGTATTACCTGTCCGAGCGCAGCTACGGCGCGATCTACCGGACAGTCCCGCTCCCCCCCGGTGTGGACGGCGAAAAGGCGCAGGCATCCTTCAAGAACGGGGTTCTGACGATCAAGCTGCCGCAAACGCCCGAAGCCCAAGCCAAGGTCAGGAAAATCGCGGTCAAGGAGGGCTGA
- the trxC gene encoding thioredoxin TrxC — protein MPTVACRQCNSTNRVPQVRLTDNPNCGRCGAPLFQGRPVTLTAANFDRHANAELPLLVDFWAEWCGPCKMMAPQFEAAARSLEPHVRLGKLDTEAEQQIAGRYGIRGIPTMILFSSGKEIARTSGAMPAAQIAQWARSHV, from the coding sequence ATGCCCACGGTCGCTTGTCGGCAGTGCAATTCCACCAACAGAGTGCCGCAAGTGCGCCTGACCGACAATCCCAATTGCGGACGCTGCGGCGCGCCTCTCTTTCAAGGCAGGCCCGTCACGCTTACAGCGGCTAATTTTGACCGTCATGCGAATGCCGAACTGCCCTTGCTTGTCGATTTCTGGGCCGAGTGGTGCGGGCCATGCAAGATGATGGCGCCCCAGTTCGAGGCGGCGGCGCGCTCGCTCGAACCCCATGTCCGCCTGGGCAAGCTCGACACCGAGGCCGAACAGCAGATTGCGGGCCGCTACGGGATCCGCGGCATTCCCACCATGATCCTGTTCAGTAGCGGGAAGGAAATCGCGAGAACGAGCGGTGCGATGCCTGCCGCGCAGATAGCGCAGTGGGCGCGGTCGCACGTCTAG
- a CDS encoding HdeD family acid-resistance protein, translating into MQDMLCSLSRNWWAFVLRGVLALIIAVLAFVMPAEALLALTLVFGAFAFADGVFGLVAAIRNIRKGERWGWLMFSGILGIATGVVVVVSPFVATLVLATFLWASIAFWSVFSGALEIAAAIRLRKEIEGEIWLILSGLVSVVLGVVVTWMLLTRPLESFLALGWLIGFYAAFFGVMMILLGLRLRKADRPKDGTIAGQPRSAQM; encoded by the coding sequence ATGCAGGACATGCTGTGCAGCCTGTCCCGGAATTGGTGGGCATTCGTGTTACGCGGCGTGCTCGCATTGATCATCGCAGTGCTAGCCTTCGTCATGCCTGCGGAAGCGCTTCTGGCGCTCACGCTGGTCTTCGGCGCGTTCGCCTTTGCCGACGGCGTGTTCGGCCTCGTCGCCGCGATACGTAACATCCGCAAGGGCGAACGCTGGGGCTGGCTGATGTTCAGCGGCATTCTTGGCATCGCCACGGGCGTCGTCGTGGTTGTTTCGCCTTTTGTCGCGACGCTTGTGCTTGCGACATTCCTCTGGGCCAGCATCGCATTCTGGTCCGTGTTCTCGGGTGCCCTCGAGATCGCGGCAGCGATCCGCCTGCGCAAGGAAATCGAGGGCGAGATCTGGCTGATCCTGAGCGGCCTCGTCTCGGTCGTTCTCGGTGTCGTCGTGACCTGGATGCTGCTGACGCGCCCGCTCGAAAGCTTCCTCGCGCTCGGCTGGCTGATCGGCTTCTACGCCGCGTTCTTCGGGGTGATGATGATCCTCCTCGGGCTGCGGCTGCGCAAGGCGGATCGCCCGAAGGACGGCACCATCGCCGGCCAGCCCCGGTCGGCGCAGATGTGA
- a CDS encoding Hsp20/alpha crystallin family protein, with amino-acid sequence MLYPTYLRRSDPFALMRSMMRDLDRSFWPPSRAAFPAVNDGQGPEAVAIAAELPGIEPGDIEISFKDNVLTLSGEGKLPEVPEGARWHRNERGYGKFSRAIRLPFTASDDKVEAKMANGVLRIVISRPEEEKPKKIEIRAA; translated from the coding sequence ATGCTCTATCCGACATATCTGCGCCGCAGCGATCCCTTTGCGCTGATGCGCTCCATGATGCGCGATCTCGACCGCAGTTTCTGGCCGCCGTCCCGCGCGGCGTTCCCGGCGGTGAATGACGGGCAAGGCCCTGAGGCCGTTGCCATCGCCGCTGAACTTCCCGGCATCGAACCGGGCGACATTGAAATTTCGTTCAAGGACAACGTCCTGACGCTGTCGGGCGAAGGCAAGCTGCCCGAGGTTCCCGAAGGTGCGCGCTGGCACCGCAACGAACGCGGTTATGGCAAGTTTTCCCGGGCTATCCGCCTGCCATTCACGGCCTCGGATGACAAGGTGGAGGCGAAGATGGCGAACGGCGTACTGCGGATCGTCATCTCCCGGCCCGAGGAAGAAAAGCCAAAGAAAATCGAGATCAGGGCAGCCTGA
- a CDS encoding Hsp20/alpha crystallin family protein produces the protein MSTDFTQATEKTPTDAPETSGGRIYRPLIDIVETDQGVSMMLEMPGVAADAVEIKLENRVLTSRGKVEPMRPENLELAYAQYGEGDFERAFTLSEDFDPDRIEAEMRGGVLTLTLPRAPEAQPKRIPVKGA, from the coding sequence ATGAGCACCGACTTCACGCAAGCCACCGAAAAGACGCCGACCGACGCGCCGGAGACCTCCGGCGGCCGCATCTACCGCCCGCTGATCGATATTGTCGAGACCGATCAGGGTGTCTCCATGATGCTCGAAATGCCTGGCGTCGCCGCCGATGCCGTCGAAATCAAACTCGAAAACCGCGTGCTGACGAGCCGCGGCAAGGTTGAGCCGATGCGGCCAGAAAACCTGGAACTTGCCTATGCCCAATATGGCGAGGGTGATTTCGAGAGGGCCTTCACGCTTTCCGAGGATTTCGACCCCGACAGGATCGAGGCCGAGATGCGCGGAGGCGTCCTCACTTTGACGCTCCCCCGAGCCCCTGAAGCGCAGCCAAAAAGGATCCCCGTCAAAGGCGCCTGA
- a CDS encoding type 1 glutamine amidotransferase domain-containing protein, whose product MTDIKDAKIAILSTNGFEQSELFEPKRQLEEAGATITVISPESGSIRGWDEDDWGQSIDVDLALDDARVEDFDALVLPGGQINPDILRTNEKAVAFVRDFFNSGKTLAAICHAPWLLVEAGVIEGRNVTSYTSIQTDVKNAGGKWEDSEVVTDQGLITSRNPGDLDAFCGKIIEEVKEGRHERSST is encoded by the coding sequence ATGACCGACATCAAAGACGCAAAAATTGCAATTCTGTCCACCAATGGGTTCGAGCAGTCAGAACTGTTCGAACCGAAACGGCAGCTGGAAGAGGCGGGCGCGACGATCACCGTAATTTCCCCCGAAAGCGGCTCCATCAGGGGATGGGACGAAGATGACTGGGGCCAAAGCATCGACGTCGATCTTGCCCTCGACGATGCGCGGGTCGAGGATTTCGACGCGCTTGTGCTGCCCGGCGGACAGATTAACCCCGACATCCTGCGCACCAATGAGAAGGCCGTTGCCTTCGTGCGCGACTTTTTCAACAGCGGCAAGACGCTGGCCGCGATTTGCCATGCGCCCTGGCTGCTGGTCGAGGCGGGTGTGATCGAGGGTCGCAATGTTACCTCCTACACGTCGATCCAAACCGATGTGAAAAACGCGGGCGGCAAGTGGGAAGACAGCGAGGTCGTCACCGATCAGGGGCTCATCACGTCGCGCAATCCCGGCGATCTCGATGCCTTTTGTGGCAAGATCATCGAGGAAGTGAAAGAGGGCCGTCATGAGCGCAGTTCCACCTGA
- a CDS encoding transposase, which yields MTKWKRYSAEFKAKVALEAIRELLTTAELAKKYGVHPTMISGWKRTAIENMASAFGGATSAEPVISEKDVEKLHAKIGQLVVERDFLSESSSLILGTGGRKR from the coding sequence ATGACGAAGTGGAAACGCTATTCGGCGGAGTTCAAGGCCAAGGTTGCTCTTGAGGCCATCCGTGAATTGTTGACGACGGCCGAGCTGGCCAAGAAATACGGCGTCCATCCCACAATGATCAGCGGCTGGAAGAGAACGGCGATTGAGAACATGGCATCGGCGTTTGGCGGTGCCACATCGGCCGAGCCGGTGATTTCCGAGAAGGATGTCGAGAAGCTGCACGCCAAGATCGGCCAGCTGGTCGTGGAACGGGATTTTTTATCGGAATCCTCCAGTCTCATCCTCGGCACTGGAGGCAGAAAGCGTTGA
- a CDS encoding glutaredoxin family protein: MPKDTEKTAVLYRMVMPEHTCPFGLKSKDLLERKGYTVEDHHLKTKDETEAFKREHDVKTTPQTFIDGERIGGHDDLRIFLGIDPPKEEQSDTTYRPVIAIFSVCALLALGLAWHQYGTILTWQSFQWFISLSMTVLAIQKLQDVEQFSTMFLNYDLLAKRWVPYGKIYPYGEALAGILMTAGVLTWISAPVALFIGTIGAVSVFKAVYIDKRELKCACVGGNSNVPLGFISLTENLMMIVMGLWMGLRALGV; the protein is encoded by the coding sequence ATGCCAAAAGATACCGAGAAAACCGCCGTTCTCTACCGCATGGTCATGCCTGAGCACACATGCCCCTTTGGTCTGAAATCCAAAGATCTGCTGGAGCGCAAAGGCTACACCGTGGAAGATCACCACCTGAAGACCAAGGACGAGACCGAAGCCTTCAAGCGCGAGCATGACGTCAAGACGACGCCGCAGACCTTCATCGACGGGGAACGGATCGGGGGTCATGACGACCTGCGCATTTTCCTCGGGATCGACCCGCCTAAGGAAGAACAGAGCGACACGACCTACCGCCCTGTCATCGCAATTTTTTCAGTTTGTGCCCTGCTAGCACTCGGGCTGGCGTGGCATCAGTATGGGACGATCCTGACTTGGCAGAGCTTCCAGTGGTTCATCTCGTTGTCCATGACCGTGCTTGCGATCCAGAAGCTTCAGGACGTCGAGCAGTTCTCGACAATGTTCCTGAACTACGACCTGCTGGCGAAACGTTGGGTGCCCTACGGCAAGATCTACCCCTACGGCGAGGCGTTGGCTGGCATCCTGATGACTGCGGGCGTCCTGACATGGATCTCCGCGCCGGTTGCCCTGTTCATCGGGACCATTGGGGCGGTCAGCGTGTTCAAGGCGGTTTACATCGACAAGCGCGAATTGAAATGTGCCTGCGTCGGCGGGAACTCCAACGTGCCGCTTGGCTTTATTTCCCTGACCGAGAACCTGATGATGATCGTGATGGGCCTCTGGATGGGCCTGCGCGCGCTTGGGGTCTGA
- a CDS encoding rhomboid family intramembrane serine protease, whose translation MWTLWIFGPAVEDRLGPGRFTLFYLFCGVAAGLAHALANPHSVVPALGASGAIAGVIGCYLPAPRQREARRAISTR comes from the coding sequence ATGTGGACGCTCTGGATCTTCGGCCCCGCCGTCGAAGATCGGCTCGGACCGGGTAGATTCACACTGTTCTATCTGTTCTGTGGTGTGGCGGCCGGACTGGCTCACGCGCTGGCGAACCCCCACTCAGTCGTTCCCGCGCTTGGCGCATCGGGGGCCATCGCGGGCGTGATCGGTTGCTACCTACCCGCACCGCGGCAGCGAGAGGCCCGCCGCGCCATATCCACGCGCTGA
- a CDS encoding NADH dehydrogenase ubiquinone Fe-S protein 4, with protein MRGHNRPPFPPKIPGTDLPSWDVPTAIIYRPARSAMTSAPRPNYWVLEFEPSRPPQIEPLMGYTSTGDPYRPIRLKFPDRDSAVDFAERQDWHYVVREDAGGARMANPWAGETRHRLHRGVDAPGAFRVAFRPDRRLSRGVQHESTADPSTSDRESFDPVLEASLESFPASDPPAWAGVTIARKTT; from the coding sequence ATGCGCGGCCATAATCGCCCACCATTCCCGCCGAAAATTCCCGGAACCGATCTGCCATCCTGGGACGTGCCGACGGCAATCATCTACCGTCCTGCCCGTTCCGCGATGACATCGGCGCCTCGGCCCAACTACTGGGTCCTCGAGTTCGAGCCGTCCCGGCCGCCGCAGATCGAGCCGCTGATGGGATACACGTCCACCGGCGATCCCTATCGTCCGATTCGGCTGAAGTTTCCGGATCGCGACAGCGCCGTGGACTTCGCAGAGCGGCAGGACTGGCATTATGTCGTGCGCGAGGACGCTGGGGGAGCCCGGATGGCCAACCCTTGGGCGGGTGAGACGCGCCACCGGCTGCACAGGGGCGTCGATGCCCCGGGAGCCTTCCGGGTCGCGTTCCGCCCCGATCGCCGCCTCTCAAGAGGCGTTCAGCATGAGAGCACGGCCGACCCGTCTACCAGCGACAGGGAGAGTTTCGATCCGGTCCTCGAAGCCTCGCTCGAATCCTTCCCCGCCTCTGATCCTCCGGCGTGGGCGGGTGTGACAATTGCAAGAAAGACGACGTGA
- a CDS encoding ATP-dependent Clp protease ATP-binding subunit, translated as MANGACDICGRPATARVRASVNGRVQNMELCDQHYSEIARRSGRSASPLESLFGRRSLLDEFFGESGFGSLFGDSPLRGGTLGSVGDGDNAVVDATVGEGAPRRGSRRGGGGQTIADRLSEQGNKLLQDAAQKAGEFGRSEVDTEHLLLALTSSDVVKTILEQFKVDVDDLRRQIEKEAKRGDAKTEGEIGVSPRLKDALNRAFIASNELGHSYVGPEHLLIGLAEEGEGLAAAMLRKLGLTPQALRQQVTKVVGKGVEEGRVETPSNTPDLDQFSRDLTKAAREGKLDPVIGRAREIETTIEVLARRKKNNPVLIGEPGVGKTAIVEGLAQRIVAGEVPEALRDKRLVELNINSMVAGSKYRGEFEERVQKILKEITEEKDSLILFIDEMHTIVGAGQGGGEGGLDIANTFKPALARGELNLIGATTLNEYQKYIEKDAALERRFQPVYVDEPTVAQTIMILRGLRDTLESHHKVTITDEAIIAAAELSDRYITGRFMPDKAIDLIDQAAARVKISATARPVDVQELEAEVAQIKREQDYAAARKQFDRAAELKKELEQKQKELDELLEIWKRDQASATAEVRADHVAQIVSKITGVPVTELTTEEKDKLLKLEEKLHERVIGQEEAIRAVADAVRLARAGLREGSGPTATFLFLGPTGVGKTELAKTLAEVIFGDQDALIRIDMSEYGERHSVARLVGAPPGYVGYDEGGQLTEKVRRRPYSVVLLDEIEKAHPDVYNILLQVFDDGRLTDGKGRVVDFTNTIIIATSNLGSDIIQRNLTKRGSSEFDEAKQKSELMEVLRGHFRPEFINRIDEIIVFHSLNKSEIRQIVELQLNRVKRTALTQGVELELDVSVVDHFGTVGFRPEFGARELRRLIRSELETELARELLSGRIEDGDKVRVAWSEDEQRVVFEKIVKDTGDDSPDDQAKAGIEEPSEVAENKTDVPKPSGGDEVQSKDDKSAE; from the coding sequence ATGGCAAACGGAGCTTGCGATATTTGCGGTCGCCCGGCGACGGCGCGCGTGCGCGCCTCGGTGAACGGCAGGGTTCAGAACATGGAGCTGTGCGATCAGCACTACAGCGAAATAGCGCGCCGGTCGGGTCGCAGCGCCTCGCCGCTGGAGTCCCTGTTCGGGCGGCGTTCCCTTCTTGACGAATTCTTCGGCGAGAGCGGTTTCGGCAGCCTCTTTGGTGACAGTCCGCTGCGAGGCGGCACGCTCGGCTCTGTGGGTGATGGCGATAACGCTGTCGTCGACGCCACTGTCGGCGAGGGCGCGCCGCGGCGTGGATCGCGGCGCGGCGGCGGCGGGCAGACGATCGCCGACCGGCTGAGCGAACAGGGCAACAAGCTGCTGCAGGATGCCGCACAGAAGGCCGGGGAATTCGGGCGCAGCGAGGTCGATACCGAACATCTGCTTCTGGCATTGACCTCGTCTGACGTCGTCAAGACGATCCTGGAACAGTTCAAGGTCGATGTGGACGATCTGCGGCGCCAGATCGAGAAGGAAGCGAAGCGTGGAGACGCCAAGACAGAAGGCGAAATCGGTGTCAGCCCGCGTCTCAAGGACGCGCTGAACCGGGCCTTCATCGCCTCGAACGAGCTTGGCCATTCCTATGTCGGGCCGGAACATCTGCTGATCGGGCTCGCCGAAGAGGGCGAAGGCCTCGCGGCGGCGATGCTGCGCAAGCTGGGGTTGACGCCGCAGGCGCTGCGTCAGCAGGTGACGAAGGTGGTCGGCAAGGGTGTCGAGGAAGGCCGCGTCGAGACTCCGTCGAACACCCCCGATCTCGACCAGTTCAGCCGTGATCTCACCAAGGCCGCGCGCGAGGGCAAGCTCGACCCTGTGATCGGTCGCGCCCGCGAGATCGAAACGACGATCGAGGTCCTCGCGCGGCGCAAGAAGAACAACCCCGTGCTGATCGGCGAGCCCGGCGTCGGCAAGACCGCCATCGTCGAGGGACTTGCACAACGGATCGTCGCGGGCGAAGTGCCCGAGGCGCTGCGCGACAAGCGGCTGGTCGAGCTCAACATCAACTCGATGGTGGCCGGGTCGAAGTATCGCGGCGAGTTCGAGGAGCGAGTCCAGAAGATCCTCAAGGAGATCACCGAGGAAAAGGACAGCCTCATTCTCTTCATCGACGAGATGCACACCATCGTCGGCGCCGGCCAGGGCGGTGGCGAAGGTGGTCTCGACATCGCCAACACCTTCAAGCCGGCGCTGGCGCGGGGCGAGCTGAACCTGATCGGCGCGACGACGCTCAACGAGTACCAGAAATACATCGAGAAGGACGCGGCGCTCGAGCGACGGTTCCAGCCGGTTTATGTGGACGAGCCCACGGTCGCACAGACGATCATGATTCTGCGCGGGCTGCGCGACACGCTCGAAAGCCACCACAAGGTGACGATCACCGACGAGGCGATCATCGCCGCCGCGGAGCTTTCGGATCGCTATATCACCGGTCGCTTCATGCCCGACAAGGCGATCGACCTGATCGACCAGGCCGCGGCGCGGGTGAAGATCTCGGCCACTGCGCGGCCCGTGGACGTGCAGGAGCTCGAAGCCGAGGTCGCGCAGATCAAGCGCGAACAGGACTATGCCGCCGCGCGCAAGCAATTCGACCGAGCAGCAGAACTGAAGAAGGAGCTGGAGCAGAAGCAGAAGGAACTGGACGAGCTTCTGGAAATCTGGAAGCGCGACCAGGCTTCGGCGACCGCCGAGGTGCGCGCCGATCACGTCGCGCAGATCGTCTCCAAGATCACCGGCGTTCCGGTCACGGAGCTGACCACCGAGGAGAAGGACAAGCTCCTCAAGCTCGAGGAGAAGCTGCACGAGCGCGTCATCGGCCAGGAAGAAGCGATCCGCGCCGTGGCCGATGCGGTGCGCCTGGCGCGTGCGGGTCTGCGCGAAGGTTCCGGTCCGACTGCGACCTTCCTCTTTCTCGGGCCGACCGGCGTCGGCAAGACGGAACTGGCCAAGACGCTGGCCGAGGTGATCTTCGGCGACCAGGATGCGCTGATCCGTATCGACATGTCGGAGTATGGCGAGCGCCACTCGGTTGCCCGGTTGGTTGGCGCACCTCCGGGCTACGTCGGATACGACGAAGGCGGGCAGCTGACGGAGAAGGTGCGCCGTCGGCCCTACTCGGTCGTGCTCCTCGACGAGATCGAAAAGGCGCATCCCGATGTCTACAACATCCTGCTTCAGGTGTTCGACGATGGCCGCCTGACAGATGGCAAGGGCCGCGTGGTGGACTTCACTAACACCATCATCATCGCCACCTCGAACCTCGGTTCGGACATCATCCAGCGGAACCTCACGAAACGCGGCAGCAGTGAGTTCGACGAGGCCAAGCAGAAATCCGAACTGATGGAGGTGTTGCGCGGTCATTTCCGGCCAGAGTTCATCAACCGGATCGACGAGATCATCGTCTTTCATTCGCTGAATAAGTCGGAGATCCGCCAGATCGTCGAGTTGCAGCTCAACCGGGTGAAGCGGACCGCCCTTACCCAGGGCGTCGAACTCGAACTCGATGTGAGCGTCGTGGATCACTTCGGCACGGTCGGCTTCCGTCCCGAATTCGGTGCCCGCGAGCTGCGCCGGCTGATCCGGTCGGAGCTGGAGACCGAGTTGGCTCGCGAACTGCTCTCGGGGCGGATCGAGGACGGCGACAAGGTCCGCGTCGCCTGGTCGGAAGACGAACAGAGGGTCGTGTTCGAAAAGATCGTAAAGGACACCGGTGACGACAGCCCGGACGATCAGGCCAAGGCCGGGATCGAGGAGCCCAGCGAAGTTGCCGAAAACAAGACGGACGTTCCGAAGCCCAGCGGTGGGGATGAGGTGCAGTCCAAGGACGACAAGTCCGCCGAGTGA
- a CDS encoding sigma-70 family RNA polymerase sigma factor: MNVIRSFRNLDRHGQQRAPEVIEEEVRQLEPHLARFREDLVRLEVVASQTRGKKRIKVSLRLQLPSGVIAAREEGFEIEPVLRKAFADLRHQVDRHVARLKHEPEYKRPARRRRIGAPLSPARDAAEADRRQLFFDLIEDHLDTVYDTVRRELTYLECSGSVPAGYLSVRDIVDATILKGLARFEDRPSEFSVGDWLKRLAFETIEEESRAARRAVPEDAASIEAEPEAPAEDPTEADQAMFEFYQPDEVLMLEDLIADDGGTDLETEVDRHKIAMALHRAIADLAPVERRVLYRMYLEDATIAETADLFGLTETEVAEIAENAGATLRARLAKAGLVRDPSGRAPIEREIAHTQRLPQPIEDRRRVAAALTGEEAGYDT, translated from the coding sequence ATGAACGTCATTAGATCATTCCGCAATCTCGACCGGCACGGCCAACAGCGCGCGCCTGAGGTCATCGAGGAAGAGGTGCGGCAACTTGAACCGCACCTTGCGCGCTTTCGCGAGGATCTGGTCCGGCTCGAAGTCGTTGCCTCGCAAACGAGGGGCAAGAAGCGCATCAAAGTCAGCCTGCGCCTGCAACTGCCGTCGGGCGTGATCGCGGCGCGGGAAGAGGGATTCGAGATCGAGCCTGTCCTGCGCAAGGCCTTTGCCGACCTGCGCCACCAGGTCGATCGGCATGTGGCGCGCCTCAAGCACGAGCCTGAATACAAGCGTCCCGCCCGCCGGCGCCGGATCGGCGCCCCGCTGTCGCCCGCGCGGGATGCGGCGGAAGCGGACCGGCGCCAGCTCTTCTTTGACCTGATCGAGGATCATCTCGATACGGTCTACGATACCGTCAGGCGCGAGTTGACCTATCTCGAGTGTAGCGGGTCTGTGCCGGCTGGCTACCTGAGCGTTCGCGATATCGTAGATGCGACGATCCTCAAGGGGCTGGCCCGCTTCGAGGATCGGCCTTCGGAGTTTTCCGTCGGCGACTGGCTGAAACGGCTGGCTTTTGAGACCATCGAGGAAGAATCCCGCGCCGCCCGCCGCGCCGTGCCTGAGGATGCCGCCTCCATCGAGGCGGAACCCGAGGCCCCGGCGGAGGATCCGACCGAGGCGGATCAGGCGATGTTCGAGTTCTACCAGCCGGACGAAGTGCTGATGCTGGAGGACCTCATCGCCGACGACGGCGGCACAGACCTCGAGACCGAAGTGGATCGTCATAAGATCGCCATGGCATTGCACCGGGCTATCGCAGATCTTGCTCCGGTCGAGCGCCGCGTCCTGTATCGGATGTACCTGGAAGACGCCACGATCGCGGAGACGGCAGACCTTTTCGGCCTGACCGAGACAGAGGTCGCTGAGATCGCAGAAAATGCGGGCGCGACACTACGCGCGAGGCTTGCCAAAGCCGGGTTGGTCAGAGATCCATCAGGCCGCGCGCCCATCGAACGGGAAATCGCTCACACGCAGCGTCTGCCTCAGCCGATCGAGGATCGCCGCCGCGTGGCCGCCGCCCTAACCGGCGAGGAGGCCGGCTACGACACCTGA
- a CDS encoding MarR family winged helix-turn-helix transcriptional regulator, whose protein sequence is MAAAHVDECPGLAIGDIAARLEVGSATAGQLVDRMVRGGWVERSPSPNDRRSQIVVPTRKTQKNLARPRSPTSGVEGRHLTGPISR, encoded by the coding sequence ATGGCAGCCGCCCATGTGGACGAGTGCCCGGGTCTCGCGATCGGCGACATCGCGGCGCGGCTGGAAGTCGGCAGTGCGACAGCCGGGCAACTCGTGGACCGCATGGTGCGCGGCGGCTGGGTTGAGCGTTCGCCGTCACCGAATGATCGGCGGTCGCAGATCGTTGTGCCGACGAGAAAGACGCAAAAAAATCTTGCGAGACCTAGATCCCCGACGAGCGGCGTTGAAGGAAGACATCTTACAGGACCTATCAGTCGATGA